Proteins encoded together in one Salarias fasciatus chromosome 17, fSalaFa1.1, whole genome shotgun sequence window:
- the LOC115404453 gene encoding suppressor APC domain-containing protein 1-like, whose product MACHPAGSGSYTVVIIPLRSSLHSLDALRFYLWVKRMKDLEREKDALWCGLEILEKARFWYLQRLDENRARQDSMESKSGAVSFQEGAAEARSCLLRSRIQRANGSLGSVMCEPNVTSSSGPSLPEAEADSDLRWHNSVLTQKVSDKNRRISLLEREKDALLNELQAC is encoded by the exons ATGGCCTGTCACCCCGCCGGCTCTGGCTCCTACACCGTGGTCATCATCCCGCTCAGGAGCagcctccacagcctggacgcGCTCCGCTTCTACCTATGG GTTAAGCGTATGAAGGATCTGGAGAGGGAGAAGGACGCCCTGTGGTGCGGCCTGGAGATTCTGGAGAAGGCCCGCTTCTGGTACCTCCAGCGGCTGGACGAGAACCGAGCTCGACAGGACAGCATGGAGAGCAAGAGTGGGGCCGTGTCCTTCCAGGAGGGCGCCGCGGAG GCTCGATCATGCCTGCTCAGGTCTCGTATCCAGCGGGCGAACGGTTCCCTGGGCTCAGTTATGTGTGAACCGAACGTCACGAGCAGCAGCGGCCCGTCGCTGCCTGAGGCGGAGGCCGACAGTGACCTCCGCTGGCACAACTCAGTCCTCACCCAG AAAGTGAGCGACAAGAACCGTCGGATCTCCCTCCTCGAGCGGGAAAAAGACGCCCTCCTGAATGAACTGCAGGCCTGTTGA